TAGCCAGTCAAGGTTTGCCCTCATCAAATTAGTATTGATTCGGAATAATAACAAAAAGGAGGAATTTATGCCTGAGTATCAATTAACAGACACAAACGACGCATCATACAATCTTGGTTGTTTGCTCGCTATACTTGAATCCCTGCAGAAACGATCAATGAGAGCAGGAAAGGCGGGGTCTGAACGCGGGGTTGAAAAGCCCAATGCCGGTATCATTGAACGGTATTACGGTCAGGCATCAACGGCCCCGGCACTTGTATTTCCATACCTCTTGTCTCTTTCTCGACATCATTTGTCAAAACTTTCGAAAGGAAACGAGAAGGACAAGCGGGCGGCTAATGCTATTGAGGAGACCATAATTAATATTTGCAAAAAGTTTAAGCCTAATCCCGAAGTGCCAGGTGACCCGCCAAAGTTTCCACGTCTCTTGGACCTCGAACGGCAAGGCCGTTTTGCTCTCGGTTTTTATCAGCAGAAAGCATATGATATCGAGCAAGCAAGGAAATACAAGGCATCTCAGGGAAAAGAGGGTCTTGACATTGTCGATATTGATGAAAGCAACGAAGTAGATAGCGAACCTGTTGAATAGAAAATAAAAATCAAAGGAGAATAAACCATGAATACAATCATCACCAACCGTCACGATATCCTGATTCTTTTCGATGTAACCAATGGCAATCCCAACGGTGATCCTGATGCAGGCAACATGCCCCGCATTGATCCTACCAGCAACAAGGGTTTGGTCTCGGATGTCTGCCTGAAAAGAAAAATACGAAACTACGTAATGGATTTTTGCAAGGATAACAGGTTTGATATTCTGGTGAAACAGGGGAATATTATTAACAATGAGATTACAACCGCTATAACAGATGCAACTGAGACACTCCCAAATAAAGGTAAATCTACCGACAAAGAAAAAGCCGAAGCTGCTATGAAATGGCTCTGTAACAAATTCTACGATGTCAGGGCTTTTGGTGGAGTACTTTCAACCGGGAAAGACGTTCTTCAGGGCTCTGCTTTTGGGCAAGTACGTGGTCCTGTTCAATTTACATTCGCCCGGTCTCTTGATCCTATTACTCCATTGGATATTTCAATCACCCGCTGTGCTGTGACAAAACCAGAGGACGAGAAAAAGGAACGCACCATGGGAAATAAGCATATTGTTCCTTACGCCCTTTATGCAGCCAAAGTGTATGTGTCACCCGTATTTGCCGAAAGAACTGGCTTTACAGATGACGACCTTAA
This genomic stretch from Pseudomonadota bacterium harbors:
- the cas7c gene encoding type I-C CRISPR-associated protein Cas7/Csd2, which codes for MNTIITNRHDILILFDVTNGNPNGDPDAGNMPRIDPTSNKGLVSDVCLKRKIRNYVMDFCKDNRFDILVKQGNIINNEITTAITDATETLPNKGKSTDKEKAEAAMKWLCNKFYDVRAFGGVLSTGKDVLQGSAFGQVRGPVQFTFARSLDPITPLDISITRCAVTKPEDEKKERTMGNKHIVPYALYAAKVYVSPVFAERTGFTDDDLNLFFEALQYMFTHDQSAARAEMTVRGIYDFEHVGTQDPNNAEQNKHEARLGCYHAHKLFEGITVGLEQGKTYPESFNDYKDNIVCAWAENNLPKGVVLHLRHEQPVASIRFKP